The following coding sequences are from one Leptolyngbya sp. NIES-3755 window:
- a CDS encoding UspA protein domain-containing protein (similar to AA sequence:cyanobase_aa:LBDG_52890): MFQRILVALDHSGTSQSVFEKAIELAQTNKATLMLIHVISPLDEGIPTPLYPMPDSLYPLQHEALIRSSAQLFSQAEEAGLDMLRAKNAAAIAAGVPCEFTQHVGDPGETVCTIAKTWNADLVVMGRRGRSGLTEFFLGSVSNYVMHHAPCSVLIVQEALVAAAT, translated from the coding sequence ATGTTTCAAAGAATTTTAGTTGCCCTTGACCATTCTGGAACGAGTCAAAGCGTATTTGAAAAAGCGATCGAGCTTGCCCAAACGAACAAAGCAACTTTGATGTTGATTCACGTAATCAGTCCGCTCGATGAAGGAATTCCAACCCCGCTATATCCAATGCCCGATAGTCTGTATCCTTTGCAGCACGAAGCTTTAATTCGATCGTCGGCTCAATTATTCTCGCAGGCGGAAGAAGCAGGATTGGATATGTTGAGAGCCAAGAATGCAGCCGCGATCGCAGCAGGTGTTCCTTGCGAATTCACTCAGCATGTTGGTGATCCAGGAGAGACTGTTTGCACAATTGCAAAAACTTGGAATGCTGATTTAGTTGTAATGGGTCGCAGAGGTCGATCGGGCTTGACTGAATTCTTCCTGGGTAGCGTGAGCAACTATGTCATGCACCATGCGCCCTGTTCAGTTCTGATTGTTCAAGAAGCATTAGTCGCAGCAGCAACCTGA